The proteins below come from a single Kitasatospora sp. NBC_00315 genomic window:
- a CDS encoding SDR family oxidoreductase yields the protein MTRRWLVTGCSSGLGYALAEEVARSGDRVVATTRRPGALAPLLEEFPGRITEALVDVTDAEQCRAVVELAVERLGGLDVLVNNAGSGLFGAVEEVSDDELRAQLELLVVAPWRLTREVLPLMRAQGGGHVVNVSSLAGRTSFPGLAAYSAGKYALEGMSQALATEAAAFGVRVTVLEPGGFATRYGTSMRQAAAGVPAYGSVVGPMLDSLRGMERNDELNRPEDFAALVRRLVATSGTPLRLPVGEDAFGYLDVLEAAAATELADAKAFVRYPGEPRPAALAHTRADAAPEPV from the coding sequence ATGACAAGACGTTGGCTGGTGACGGGCTGCTCGTCCGGGCTGGGGTACGCGCTCGCCGAGGAGGTGGCGCGGTCCGGGGACCGCGTGGTGGCCACCACCCGGCGCCCGGGAGCGCTGGCGCCGCTCCTCGAGGAGTTCCCGGGGCGGATCACCGAGGCCCTGGTCGACGTGACCGACGCCGAGCAGTGCCGAGCCGTGGTCGAGCTCGCCGTCGAGCGGCTGGGCGGGCTGGACGTCCTGGTGAACAACGCGGGCAGCGGGCTGTTCGGCGCGGTCGAGGAGGTCTCCGACGACGAGCTGCGGGCGCAGCTGGAGCTCCTGGTGGTCGCTCCCTGGCGGCTCACCCGCGAGGTCCTGCCGCTGATGCGGGCCCAGGGCGGCGGACACGTCGTCAACGTCTCCTCCCTCGCCGGGCGGACGTCGTTCCCGGGTCTGGCCGCGTACAGCGCCGGCAAGTACGCGTTGGAGGGGATGAGCCAGGCGCTCGCGACCGAGGCGGCGGCGTTCGGCGTCCGGGTGACGGTCCTGGAGCCGGGCGGCTTCGCGACCCGGTACGGGACGTCCATGCGGCAGGCCGCCGCCGGCGTTCCGGCCTACGGGTCGGTGGTCGGCCCGATGCTGGACTCACTGCGCGGTATGGAACGCAACGACGAGCTGAACCGCCCCGAGGACTTCGCGGCGCTGGTGCGCCGGTTGGTGGCGACGAGCGGGACGCCGCTGCGGCTCCCGGTCGGCGAGGACGCGTTCGGCTACCTGGACGTGCTGGAGGCCGCGGCGGCGACGGAGCTGGCCGACGCGAAGGCGTTCGTGCGGTACCCGGGCGAACCGCGGCCCGCGGCCCTCGCGCACACCCGGGCCGACGCGGCCCCCGAGCCCGTCTGA
- a CDS encoding helix-turn-helix transcriptional regulator, translating to MPITVDIDVMLARRKMSVGELAERVGITPANLAVLKNGRAKAVRFATLAALCEVLKCQPGDLLRWEAEDAAGG from the coding sequence ATGCCGATCACCGTCGACATCGATGTGATGCTGGCCAGGCGGAAGATGTCCGTGGGCGAGCTCGCGGAGCGCGTGGGGATCACACCCGCCAACCTGGCGGTGCTCAAGAACGGCCGTGCCAAGGCGGTGCGCTTCGCGACGCTCGCCGCGCTCTGCGAGGTGCTCAAGTGCCAGCCGGGCGACCTGCTGCGCTGGGAGGCGGAGGACGCCGCGGGCGGATGA
- a CDS encoding DUF2975 domain-containing protein has translation MGKLTVRALRAVLVVLLAGTVFVQAGLVWALVGGNDPEDGSLPLTTLRVITILGMVTAQVALVSVWRLVAMVRRGTVFSPTAFRYVDAVIGAIVAAALVWFAVTAVNAPGQREDPGVTLIMGGVGMAVLGVALIVLVLRMLLAQAVARDVEATQMQAELDEVI, from the coding sequence ATGGGAAAGCTGACAGTGCGTGCGCTGCGCGCCGTGCTCGTGGTGCTGCTGGCCGGCACCGTGTTCGTACAGGCGGGGTTGGTGTGGGCGTTGGTCGGCGGGAACGACCCGGAGGACGGGTCGCTCCCGCTGACCACGCTGCGCGTGATCACGATCCTGGGCATGGTGACGGCCCAGGTCGCCCTGGTCAGCGTATGGCGGCTGGTGGCGATGGTACGACGCGGAACCGTCTTCTCCCCCACCGCCTTCCGGTACGTGGACGCCGTGATCGGCGCGATCGTGGCCGCTGCCCTCGTGTGGTTCGCGGTCACGGCCGTCAACGCGCCGGGCCAACGGGAGGACCCGGGTGTCACCCTCATCATGGGCGGGGTCGGCATGGCCGTCCTGGGGGTCGCGCTCATCGTCCTCGTGCTGCGGATGCTGCTCGCCCAGGCCGTCGCGCGCGACGTGGAAGCGACGCAGATGCAGGCCGAGTTGGACGAGGTCATCTGA
- the tdh gene encoding L-threonine 3-dehydrogenase encodes MKALVKQKAEPGLWLTDVPKPAIGPGEVLIRVLRTGICGTDLHIRNWDGWAQQTIRTPLTLGHEFVGEVAEVGAAVADIGVGDLVSGEGHLVCGKCRNCLAGRRHLCRNTVGLGVGRDGAFAEYVALPAANVWVHRVPVDLDVAAIFDPFGNAVHTALSFPLVGEDVLITGAGPIGIMAAAVAKHAGARSVMITDVSPYRLDLARKVGVTLALNVAEHTIEEGQQQLGLREGFDVGLEMSGRPEAMQSMIANLTHGGRIAMLGLPAEDFPVDWARIVTSMITIKGIYGREMFETWYAMSVLLEGGLDLSPVITGRYPAADFEAAFDEAASGRCGKIILDWTV; translated from the coding sequence GTGAAGGCACTCGTCAAGCAGAAGGCCGAGCCGGGACTCTGGCTGACGGACGTCCCCAAGCCCGCCATCGGCCCCGGCGAGGTGCTGATCAGGGTGCTGCGCACCGGCATCTGCGGCACCGACCTGCACATCCGCAACTGGGACGGCTGGGCGCAGCAGACCATCCGCACGCCGCTGACGCTCGGTCACGAGTTCGTCGGGGAGGTCGCCGAAGTCGGTGCGGCCGTCGCGGACATCGGCGTCGGTGACCTGGTCAGCGGTGAGGGTCACCTGGTCTGCGGCAAGTGCCGCAACTGTCTGGCGGGGCGCCGCCACCTGTGCCGCAACACCGTCGGCCTGGGCGTCGGCCGCGACGGCGCGTTCGCCGAGTACGTGGCACTGCCCGCCGCCAACGTCTGGGTGCACCGGGTGCCGGTCGACCTGGACGTCGCGGCGATCTTCGACCCCTTCGGCAACGCCGTGCACACCGCACTGTCCTTCCCGCTGGTCGGCGAGGACGTGCTGATCACCGGTGCCGGTCCGATCGGCATCATGGCCGCCGCCGTCGCCAAGCACGCCGGTGCCCGCAGCGTGATGATCACGGACGTCAGCCCGTACCGCCTGGATCTGGCCCGCAAGGTCGGCGTGACGCTGGCGCTGAACGTCGCCGAGCACACCATCGAGGAGGGCCAGCAGCAGCTGGGCCTGCGCGAGGGCTTCGACGTGGGCCTGGAGATGTCCGGGCGTCCCGAGGCGATGCAGTCGATGATCGCCAACCTGACGCACGGCGGCAGGATCGCCATGCTGGGCCTGCCCGCCGAGGACTTCCCGGTCGACTGGGCCCGGATCGTCACCTCGATGATCACCATCAAGGGCATCTACGGCCGGGAGATGTTCGAGACCTGGTACGCGATGTCCGTGCTCCTGGAGGGTGGACTCGACCTCAGCCCGGTGATCACCGGCCGCTACCCCGCCGCCGACTTCGAGGCCGCCTTCGACGAGGCCGCGAGCGGCCGCTGCGGCAAGATCATCCTCGACTGGACCGTCTGA
- a CDS encoding glycine C-acetyltransferase: protein MFDSVRDDIATTLDEIREAGLFKPERVIGTPQSAAVTVTAGGRPGEVLNFCANNYLGLADHPEILAAARDALDRWGYGMASVRFICGTQDVHKQLEERLSAFLGQEDTILYSSCFDANGGVFETLLDERDAVISDALNHASIIDGIRLSKARRHRYANRDLADLEKQLQATQDARRRLIVTDGVFSMDGYVAPLREICDLADRYDAMVMVDDSHAVGFVGPGGRGTPELHGVMDRVDIITGTLGKALGGASGGYVAARREIVALLRQRSRPYLFSNSLAPVIAAASLKVLDLVEESNELREKLSANTALFRSSMTEAGFDILPGDHPIAPVMIGDAAKAGRLAELLLERGVYVIGFSFPVVPHGAARIRVQLSAAHSTEDVQRVVAAFVDARAALGE, encoded by the coding sequence ATGTTCGACTCCGTGCGCGACGACATCGCGACCACCCTCGACGAGATCCGCGAGGCCGGCCTCTTCAAGCCCGAGCGGGTGATCGGCACCCCGCAGAGCGCCGCCGTCACCGTCACCGCCGGCGGCCGCCCGGGAGAGGTGCTGAACTTCTGCGCGAACAACTACCTGGGCCTCGCCGACCACCCCGAGATCCTCGCCGCCGCCAGGGACGCGCTGGACCGCTGGGGCTACGGCATGGCCTCGGTCCGCTTCATCTGCGGCACCCAGGACGTCCACAAGCAGCTGGAGGAGCGGCTCTCAGCCTTCCTCGGCCAGGAGGACACCATCCTGTACTCCTCCTGCTTCGACGCCAACGGCGGCGTCTTCGAGACCCTGCTGGACGAGCGCGACGCGGTCATCTCCGACGCCCTCAACCACGCGAGCATCATCGACGGCATCCGGCTCAGCAAGGCCCGCCGCCACCGCTACGCCAACCGCGACCTGGCCGACCTGGAGAAGCAGCTCCAGGCCACCCAGGACGCCCGCCGCCGCCTGATCGTCACCGACGGCGTCTTCTCCATGGACGGCTACGTCGCCCCGCTGCGGGAGATCTGCGACCTGGCCGACCGCTACGACGCGATGGTGATGGTCGACGACTCCCACGCGGTCGGCTTCGTGGGCCCCGGCGGGCGCGGCACCCCCGAACTGCACGGTGTCATGGACCGCGTCGACATCATCACCGGTACTCTGGGCAAGGCCCTCGGCGGCGCCTCCGGCGGCTACGTGGCCGCCCGCCGGGAGATCGTCGCCCTGCTGCGCCAGCGCTCGCGCCCGTACCTGTTCTCCAACTCGCTCGCCCCGGTGATCGCCGCCGCCTCGCTGAAGGTGCTGGACCTGGTGGAGGAGTCGAACGAGCTGCGCGAGAAGCTCAGCGCCAACACGGCGCTGTTCCGCTCGTCGATGACCGAGGCCGGATTCGACATCCTGCCGGGTGACCACCCGATCGCCCCGGTCATGATCGGCGACGCGGCGAAGGCCGGCCGGCTCGCCGAACTGCTGCTGGAGCGCGGCGTGTACGTGATCGGGTTCTCGTTCCCGGTCGTGCCGCACGGCGCGGCCCGGATCCGGGTCCAGCTCTCCGCGGCGCACTCCACCGAGGACGTCCAGCGCGTGGTGGCGGCCTTCGTCGACGCCCGCGCCGCCCTGGGGGAGTAG
- a CDS encoding LysR family transcriptional regulator, with protein sequence MIDARRLRTLRAVADHRTVTAAAAALYLTPSAVSQQLAALEQETGHDLLARDGRGVRLTAAGEILLRHADVVLAQLERAEADLAAYSAGVAGEVTVASFATGIALVLAPAIRALAAQAPGVRLKVLDAEGDASLPMLLDGRADLAVAVEYRGAPQADDLRLTRVPLYAEPFEAVLPLEHPLAAGGRPSVLTAGPGRTADSGPVAGSGPAASLVAPGVIDLADLAAEPWIGPYPGNPCHDVVLLACEHAGFQPRLVHSSDDFHAVLALASAGAGVALVPRSALRGADLSRVAVRPVDSALATRKVFAAVRAGAEGHPLLRPVLAALAEAAARTADRAAAGAG encoded by the coding sequence GTGATCGACGCCCGACGGCTGCGGACCCTGCGGGCCGTGGCCGACCACCGCACCGTGACGGCGGCAGCCGCCGCCCTCTACCTGACGCCCTCCGCCGTCTCCCAGCAGCTGGCCGCCCTCGAACAGGAGACCGGCCACGACCTGCTCGCCCGGGACGGCCGCGGTGTACGGCTGACGGCCGCCGGGGAGATCCTGCTCCGGCACGCGGACGTGGTGCTCGCCCAGCTGGAGCGCGCCGAGGCCGACCTGGCCGCGTACAGCGCCGGGGTCGCGGGTGAGGTGACCGTGGCGTCCTTCGCCACCGGCATCGCGCTGGTGCTCGCCCCCGCGATCCGGGCGCTGGCGGCGCAGGCACCCGGCGTGCGACTGAAGGTGCTGGACGCCGAGGGGGACGCCAGCCTGCCGATGCTGCTGGACGGCCGGGCCGACCTCGCCGTCGCGGTCGAGTACCGGGGCGCCCCGCAGGCGGACGACCTGCGGCTGACCCGCGTCCCGCTGTACGCCGAGCCGTTCGAGGCCGTGCTGCCCCTGGAACACCCGCTGGCCGCCGGCGGACGCCCGTCCGTGCTCACCGCCGGCCCCGGTCGCACCGCCGACTCCGGTCCGGTCGCCGGCTCCGGACCAGCCGCGTCCCTCGTCGCTCCCGGTGTCATCGACCTCGCGGATCTCGCGGCCGAACCCTGGATCGGCCCCTACCCGGGCAATCCCTGCCACGACGTCGTCCTGCTGGCCTGCGAGCACGCGGGCTTCCAACCCCGGCTGGTGCACTCCTCGGACGACTTCCACGCGGTCCTCGCGCTGGCATCGGCCGGCGCCGGGGTCGCGCTGGTGCCCCGCTCGGCGCTGCGCGGCGCGGACCTCTCCCGGGTCGCCGTACGGCCGGTGGACAGCGCGCTCGCGACCCGCAAGGTCTTCGCCGCCGTCCGGGCCGGAGCCGAGGGGCACCCCTTGCTCCGCCCGGTCCTGGCGGCGCTCGCCGAGGCGGCGGCCCGGACGGCCGACCGGGCCGCCGCGGGGGCGGGCTGA